Proteins from one Nitrospira sp. genomic window:
- a CDS encoding ATP-dependent DNA helicase RecQ: MYDLEKQLRQQFGLAQFRPGQEDVMRAVLARRDAMVVMPTGQGKSLCYQLPATLLPGLTLVVSPLIALMQDQVESLRQRKISAAAFHSGLTEQQRDKVIQGLHLQSLKLLYVAPERIQHEGFLRLVRKCLVSLLVVDEAHCISQWGHDFRPDYMKLGRLRQELNNPPCLALTATATTRVQADICERLTLRDPLPVVTGFRRENLALSVRLCSSLGEKLTELDRLVRKCDTGTIVIYGATRRTVEDVASWLGQTHPSVGYYHAGLSDEERRLVHDDFRQGQLRILVATNAFGMGIDKADVRLVAHIDIPGSIEAYYQEAGRAGRDGLPAACVLLFHERDLNTQEYFIQQAAKDPASGERAARMRTLLREMLAYVSVRTCRQLAILDYFSDAEERAMGPCGLCDRCVSEVHEAPASLQDDAACARAVLQTVAWCDGRFGVTRVVEILRGSQSKAILSQGAERCESYGFCRDSSKTTVTHAVKDLIDSGYLAVIGQEYPLLDLTRLGREVLNGTRALDARQAAGGAIGARSTKPVAERRPSRAIELAAQGDPQLYERLRRLRTALAEEEGVAPFVIFHDKTLRTIASHKPVTQAALLEIPGIGDAKVERYGRRVLEIVNGE, from the coding sequence TTGTACGATCTAGAGAAACAGCTTCGACAGCAGTTCGGTCTCGCCCAGTTCCGGCCCGGCCAAGAGGACGTCATGCGGGCCGTCTTGGCCCGCCGCGACGCGATGGTGGTCATGCCGACCGGCCAGGGGAAATCGCTCTGCTATCAACTTCCTGCGACACTCTTGCCAGGGTTGACCCTCGTGGTGTCCCCGCTTATCGCTTTGATGCAGGATCAAGTTGAGAGCCTGAGGCAACGGAAAATCTCTGCTGCCGCCTTCCATTCCGGCCTGACCGAGCAGCAGCGAGACAAGGTCATCCAGGGTCTTCACCTTCAAAGTCTCAAACTGCTCTATGTGGCGCCAGAACGGATTCAACACGAAGGGTTTCTGCGCCTGGTCAGGAAATGCCTGGTGTCGCTCCTGGTCGTCGATGAAGCGCATTGCATCTCCCAATGGGGGCATGATTTCAGACCCGACTATATGAAGCTCGGGCGCCTGCGCCAGGAACTCAACAATCCGCCCTGTTTGGCGTTGACGGCCACGGCGACGACGCGGGTGCAGGCCGACATTTGTGAACGGTTGACCCTGCGCGATCCGTTGCCCGTGGTGACGGGATTCCGCCGGGAAAATTTAGCCTTGTCCGTCCGGCTCTGTTCGTCGCTTGGGGAGAAGCTGACGGAATTGGATCGGCTGGTGCGCAAATGCGACACGGGGACCATTGTGATTTATGGAGCCACCCGCCGGACGGTGGAGGACGTCGCGAGCTGGCTCGGGCAAACCCATCCGTCTGTTGGGTACTACCATGCCGGGCTTTCCGATGAGGAGCGGCGACTCGTCCATGATGATTTTCGCCAGGGGCAGCTCCGCATTCTCGTGGCGACCAACGCGTTCGGTATGGGCATCGATAAGGCGGACGTGCGTTTGGTCGCGCACATCGATATTCCGGGAAGCATCGAAGCCTACTACCAAGAGGCGGGCCGCGCCGGGCGCGACGGGTTGCCGGCTGCTTGTGTGCTGCTGTTTCACGAGCGGGATCTCAATACGCAGGAATATTTCATTCAGCAGGCGGCGAAAGATCCGGCGAGTGGAGAACGTGCGGCTCGCATGCGGACGTTGCTTCGCGAGATGCTGGCCTATGTGTCGGTCCGTACCTGCCGCCAGCTGGCGATTCTGGATTACTTCAGCGATGCCGAGGAGCGGGCCATGGGGCCTTGCGGCCTCTGCGATCGCTGCGTGAGCGAGGTGCATGAAGCGCCCGCATCTCTTCAGGATGATGCGGCCTGTGCCAGGGCTGTGTTGCAGACGGTGGCCTGGTGTGATGGGCGATTCGGGGTGACCCGCGTTGTGGAGATTCTTCGCGGCAGCCAATCGAAGGCGATCCTGTCGCAAGGAGCCGAGCGGTGTGAGAGTTATGGCTTCTGTCGGGACTCCTCAAAAACGACGGTCACGCATGCGGTGAAAGATCTGATTGATTCGGGCTATCTGGCGGTGATTGGTCAGGAGTATCCCTTGCTTGACCTGACGCGCCTGGGCCGCGAGGTGCTGAACGGGACCCGTGCCCTCGACGCACGGCAGGCGGCCGGGGGCGCGATCGGTGCACGATCGACAAAGCCAGTGGCTGAACGGCGACCCTCTCGCGCGATCGAACTCGCCGCTCAGGGTGATCCGCAGCTCTATGAGCGGCTCCGCCGGCTCAGAACGGCATTGGCGGAAGAGGAGGGGGTGGCGCCGTTCGTCATCTTTCATGACAAAACCTTGCGCACGATTGCCAGCCACAAGCCCGTGACCCAGGCGGCCTTGCTGGAAATCCCCGGCATCGGCGACGCGAAAGTCGAGCGCTACGGCCGTCGGGTGTTGGAGATAGTGAATGGAGAGTAA
- the thrH gene encoding bifunctional phosphoserine phosphatase/homoserine phosphotransferase ThrH — protein sequence MQKPVIACLDLEGVLVPEIWINVALKTGIEELKITTREMPDYDKLMKRRLAILDEHKLTLADIQSVIDKMGPLEGAPAFVTWLRERCQVIILSDTFYQFALPLMRQLGYPTLFCNQLEIDGSGRIAAHHMRMPNQKKYSVAAFKSLNFFTMAAGDAYNDTAMLGEADAGFFFRPPDHLPKEFPQFPVTQTYSELQEKFAKAGNLK from the coding sequence ATGCAGAAGCCTGTGATTGCCTGTTTGGATTTAGAAGGCGTGCTCGTGCCGGAAATCTGGATCAATGTTGCGCTCAAGACCGGAATCGAAGAACTCAAGATCACGACGAGAGAGATGCCGGATTATGACAAGCTGATGAAGCGGCGGCTCGCCATTCTCGATGAGCACAAGTTGACCCTCGCCGACATTCAGAGCGTGATCGATAAGATGGGGCCGCTGGAAGGAGCGCCGGCATTCGTCACCTGGTTACGTGAGCGCTGCCAGGTGATTATTCTCTCGGACACGTTCTATCAATTCGCGCTGCCGCTCATGCGTCAGTTGGGCTATCCCACGCTGTTCTGCAACCAGCTTGAAATCGACGGAAGCGGCCGCATCGCGGCGCACCACATGCGGATGCCGAATCAGAAAAAGTATTCCGTCGCCGCCTTCAAGTCGTTGAACTTTTTCACCATGGCCGCCGGCGACGCCTACAACGACACCGCCATGCTGGGCGAAGCCGACGCCGGATTCTTCTTCCGGCCGCCCGATCATCTGCCGAAAGAATTCCCGCAGTTTCCGGTGACCCAGACCTATAGCGAACTGCAAGAGAAGTTTGCGAAGGCGGGGAATTTGAAATAG
- a CDS encoding YkgJ family cysteine cluster protein, whose amino-acid sequence MTERYDISLNTPAGQLTSAVDVPTGFVPVSAIVPMMRRLGEEAQALEERRSIEAGHAISCKKGCAACCRMLVPVSAPEAFALRAYVQTLPEAEQTRLTQRLAVTRTALLARGLWNNLIEMGESTNPPDDTALEPINRAYYALRLPCAFLDQDVCTIYEHRPAACRELLVTSPAEWCQDPAEHPVDALPVPVRIGPVLSLLWGELTEQLPTLIPLATALDWAARHEQENQPRWQGTHILDRALDKVWRFLSQAFQKEA is encoded by the coding sequence ATGACCGAACGATACGACATCTCTCTGAACACCCCGGCGGGGCAACTCACCAGTGCGGTCGACGTGCCCACTGGCTTCGTGCCGGTCTCGGCGATCGTGCCGATGATGCGGCGGCTGGGAGAAGAAGCCCAGGCCCTGGAAGAACGCCGAAGCATTGAGGCGGGACATGCCATCTCATGCAAAAAAGGTTGCGCCGCCTGTTGCCGCATGCTCGTGCCGGTCTCAGCCCCCGAAGCCTTTGCGCTGCGCGCCTATGTGCAGACCTTGCCGGAAGCCGAACAGACCCGCCTGACTCAACGGTTGGCCGTCACGCGGACGGCCCTGCTGGCCCGCGGACTCTGGAATAATTTGATCGAGATGGGTGAATCGACGAACCCGCCTGACGACACGGCGCTGGAGCCGATCAATCGCGCCTATTATGCGCTGCGGCTCCCGTGCGCATTTCTCGATCAGGACGTCTGCACCATCTACGAGCACCGGCCGGCAGCCTGCCGCGAATTGCTGGTGACCTCACCGGCCGAGTGGTGCCAAGACCCGGCGGAACATCCCGTTGATGCCTTGCCGGTTCCGGTGCGGATCGGACCGGTGCTGAGTCTCTTGTGGGGCGAACTGACGGAGCAACTGCCGACGCTGATCCCCCTCGCGACCGCGCTCGATTGGGCCGCCCGCCATGAGCAGGAGAATCAGCCGCGCTGGCAGGGCACCCACATCCTCGATCGCGCGCTCGACAAAGTCTGGCGGTTCCTCAGTCAGGCATTTCAGAAGGAAGCATAA
- a CDS encoding YdcF family protein translates to MELSPFFFGLYKLVKYGVYPLTWILGLSGLVLLFAWLPFSSVRQRRLRLSAMALVTLLLILTSPLTAHVLVAALEDEHLPSGLPRPIANGTIVVLGGGLRDAGSLRPRIELTEESMRQTVCGADLYRHGIAPSLLVTGGDARVLGAGPAEATVLKEFATRLGVPATAIITEDQARTTYENATRTKTLLGDRASIILVASATHMPRAAALFRAQGFDVIPSPCGFHARNRVTDGWDTLSIFDVLPATWAFREVSEAIEELAGIAVYRLAGKL, encoded by the coding sequence ATGGAACTGAGCCCATTTTTCTTCGGCCTCTATAAGCTCGTCAAGTATGGTGTCTATCCCCTGACCTGGATCCTCGGTCTCTCGGGCCTGGTCCTGCTCTTCGCCTGGCTTCCCTTCTCTTCCGTACGACAGCGCCGCCTCCGCCTGAGCGCTATGGCTCTGGTCACCCTGCTCCTCATCCTCACGTCTCCACTGACTGCGCACGTGCTTGTAGCCGCGCTGGAAGACGAACACCTTCCGTCAGGCCTTCCGAGGCCAATCGCGAACGGCACCATCGTGGTGTTGGGTGGCGGACTGCGAGACGCCGGCTCGCTACGCCCCAGGATCGAACTGACGGAAGAATCCATGCGGCAAACGGTCTGCGGCGCCGATCTCTACCGTCATGGCATCGCCCCATCGCTGCTTGTAACCGGCGGAGACGCCCGCGTATTGGGGGCAGGGCCGGCCGAGGCGACGGTCCTGAAAGAATTTGCCACCCGCCTCGGAGTCCCCGCAACCGCTATCATCACAGAAGACCAGGCCCGCACAACCTACGAAAATGCCACAAGAACGAAAACGCTCCTCGGCGACCGCGCCTCGATTATCCTGGTCGCCTCCGCAACCCATATGCCAAGAGCGGCGGCGCTATTCCGCGCGCAAGGATTCGACGTCATCCCCTCCCCTTGCGGATTTCATGCAAGAAACCGGGTCACGGATGGCTGGGACACCCTCTCCATTTTCGATGTGCTTCCCGCCACATGGGCTTTCCGGGAAGTATCAGAAGCGATCGAGGAACTCGCCGGCATCGCCGTCTACCGGCTCGCGGGAAAGCTCTGA
- a CDS encoding EVE domain-containing protein: protein MSHPKQYWLMKSEPLVFSIEDLARAPKRMTSWDGVRNYQARNFMRAMQPGDQVLFYHSNANPPAIVGIAEVTATAYPDPTQFERRHKHFDPASDPKAPRWDMVDIRHVRTFDAPISLDSLRMEKALAGMALLQKGSRLSVQPVTKGEWEYIMKLANG, encoded by the coding sequence ATGTCGCACCCAAAGCAATATTGGCTGATGAAATCAGAACCGTTGGTGTTTTCGATCGAGGACCTGGCGCGGGCGCCGAAGCGCATGACCTCGTGGGATGGGGTACGGAACTACCAAGCCAGAAATTTCATGCGGGCGATGCAGCCGGGCGATCAGGTGTTGTTCTACCACAGTAACGCGAATCCTCCGGCTATCGTGGGAATCGCGGAGGTCACGGCTACGGCGTATCCCGATCCGACCCAGTTCGAGCGGCGCCACAAGCATTTCGATCCTGCCAGCGATCCCAAGGCACCCCGGTGGGACATGGTCGATATCCGCCATGTCCGGACCTTCGATGCGCCCATTTCGCTCGACTCTTTGCGGATGGAGAAGGCGCTCGCGGGGATGGCGCTTTTGCAGAAAGGTTCTCGATTGTCGGTTCAGCCGGTCACGAAAGGGGAGTGGGAATACATCATGAAGCTGGCCAACGGGTGA
- a CDS encoding ImmA/IrrE family metallo-endopeptidase, protein MIRIPTRVVLPFGYQISIRQLTDTEMDKRDANADGIWDDDNRTIYIRKRLPMTRRRYILAHELGHAWLDWQHRHLDEGKAST, encoded by the coding sequence ATGATACGAATTCCGACGAGAGTCGTTCTCCCCTTCGGCTATCAAATTTCAATCCGCCAGCTGACGGATACTGAAATGGATAAGCGCGATGCCAACGCCGATGGCATCTGGGATGACGACAACAGGACGATTTATATTCGAAAGCGCCTCCCGATGACCAGGCGCCGCTATATCCTCGCGCACGAACTCGGACATGCCTGGCTGGACTGGCAACATCGACATCTCGACGAAGGAAAGGCGAGCACCTGA
- the ricT gene encoding regulatory iron-sulfur-containing complex subunit RicT: MNQVTIDEMVKAYPQSVRLTEVKIRDRGEVKKLDAGELLLRTGDRVLLEADGEVTYGVVYTAPYETPFIPPMRVLKPILRKANGEDAALVSRLERLSHEAMAYCRAKASEMKLRLKLVEVYGALQRRQLTFVYTADDRIDFRELVRDLARRFGGRIEMRQVGVREEARRLGGLDTCGLVLCCTSFLTEVKPVTVKQARTMGLQVEDPRLLGVCGRLKCCLMFEMMDAQGALPQPAQKLITPSRSTPPVRSS; encoded by the coding sequence ATGAATCAGGTCACAATCGACGAGATGGTAAAGGCCTACCCCCAATCGGTCCGGTTGACCGAAGTGAAGATCCGGGATCGCGGGGAGGTCAAGAAACTGGATGCCGGAGAATTACTTCTGCGGACCGGTGACCGGGTCTTGCTCGAAGCCGATGGCGAAGTGACCTACGGTGTGGTGTACACCGCGCCTTACGAGACTCCGTTTATTCCGCCCATGCGCGTATTGAAGCCGATTCTGCGCAAGGCAAACGGGGAAGATGCTGCGCTCGTGTCACGGCTTGAGCGGCTCTCTCACGAGGCCATGGCGTATTGCCGGGCGAAGGCTAGTGAGATGAAGCTTCGGTTGAAGCTGGTCGAGGTCTATGGCGCGCTCCAGCGCCGGCAACTGACCTTCGTATATACCGCAGACGATCGTATCGATTTCCGCGAGCTCGTGCGTGACTTGGCCAGGCGTTTTGGCGGCCGGATCGAAATGCGCCAGGTAGGTGTCCGGGAGGAAGCCCGGCGACTCGGCGGACTCGATACCTGCGGACTGGTACTCTGTTGCACCAGCTTTCTGACAGAGGTCAAGCCGGTGACCGTGAAGCAGGCGAGAACAATGGGGTTGCAGGTCGAAGATCCCCGGCTGCTCGGCGTCTGCGGACGATTGAAATGTTGCCTCATGTTCGAGATGATGGACGCGCAAGGCGCGCTCCCTCAGCCGGCCCAGAAACTCATCACTCCCTCGCGATCGACCCCGCCCGTTCGATCTTCCTAG
- a CDS encoding DUF1264 domain-containing protein, translated as MKKGLLVMIAVTAIGCAGVAPQKAMSGEPKSPVEGFDIHVQAPHLMANGEPGGPFHHYCKGISDKILQCLLFDSTDPKAKLVAIEYFVSKDLTRKLPAIQWHRHFHDHKVEIATGRVQILDMPADQAAKVAEVAAGTDGVIYHLWQHGQEFPDGTVSFPQSLGHKFPGHSDK; from the coding sequence ATGAAAAAAGGACTGTTAGTCATGATTGCGGTGACAGCCATCGGCTGTGCCGGAGTGGCGCCGCAGAAGGCGATGAGCGGAGAGCCGAAGTCGCCGGTCGAAGGGTTCGACATCCATGTACAGGCTCCTCATTTGATGGCAAACGGGGAACCGGGCGGACCGTTCCATCACTATTGCAAAGGCATCTCAGACAAGATTCTTCAATGTCTTCTGTTCGACTCGACCGATCCCAAAGCCAAGCTCGTCGCGATTGAGTATTTCGTGTCAAAAGACCTGACCAGGAAGTTGCCTGCCATTCAGTGGCACCGTCATTTCCACGATCATAAGGTCGAGATTGCCACGGGCCGCGTGCAGATTCTCGACATGCCGGCCGATCAAGCCGCGAAGGTGGCCGAAGTGGCCGCCGGAACGGACGGTGTGATCTATCACTTGTGGCAGCATGGGCAGGAATTCCCGGACGGCACGGTGAGTTTCCCGCAGTCACTCGGGCACAAGTTCCCTGGCCATTCAGACAAGTAG
- a CDS encoding cytochrome c → MMAQGCRHWVLLGLSIMVMIGQVPAVASATEAAVLKPRVPADKIDEARTWINPFEATPENIDKGRALFQGKAFCVTCHGKEGKGLGDIPGLVGKLPRNFTDKIWQAARTDGELIWILKNGSPGTDMASFVPLVLTEEEAWHVLLYVRSFGQP, encoded by the coding sequence ATGATGGCGCAGGGTTGTCGACATTGGGTGTTGCTGGGTCTGTCTATCATGGTCATGATCGGACAAGTTCCCGCGGTGGCGTCGGCCACTGAGGCGGCGGTGCTCAAGCCCCGGGTGCCGGCCGATAAGATTGATGAGGCCAGAACATGGATCAATCCGTTTGAAGCGACGCCTGAGAATATTGACAAGGGGCGGGCCTTGTTTCAGGGCAAGGCGTTTTGCGTGACCTGTCATGGGAAAGAGGGGAAGGGGTTGGGTGATATTCCTGGCCTTGTCGGCAAGCTCCCGCGCAATTTCACCGACAAGATTTGGCAGGCCGCCCGCACGGACGGTGAGCTCATCTGGATTCTCAAGAATGGGAGCCCGGGGACCGATATGGCGTCATTTGTTCCCCTGGTTCTCACCGAAGAAGAAGCCTGGCATGTCCTGCTGTATGTGCGATCCTTCGGGCAGCCCTAA
- a CDS encoding Fic family protein → MNPKDFRAPSAGKAIRTPTGYTAFIPAKLPPTLTYDDQFVLSLSRADAALSELSGLGRHLPNPHLLIAPYVRREAVLSSRIEGTRASLSDLLIDEMEEPARRTEDHDVQEVRNYVAAMEHGLERLQKLPLSLRLVREMHGRLMKGVRGDRATPGEFRRSQNWIGPSGSTIETAPYVPPPPEYLDDLLGDWERFLHERNTLPDLIQCAIMHEQFEAIHPFLDGNGRLGRLLITLFLIERGRLPQPLLYLSSYIEAHRQDYYDLLQRVRTHGDWMSWLRFFIAGVTEIALEAVGQAGRLMDLREKFRARLRDKAKALALLDELFLNPYMSVSRAEHVLKVSNPTARQAVILLQKKGMLEEITGRTWGKLYLAKPIMETIELKGNGK, encoded by the coding sequence ATGAATCCAAAAGACTTCCGAGCTCCGAGCGCGGGCAAAGCCATACGGACACCCACAGGCTATACGGCGTTCATTCCAGCCAAGCTGCCGCCCACGCTTACATACGATGACCAGTTTGTGCTGTCGCTGTCTCGGGCCGATGCAGCCCTCAGTGAACTTTCGGGACTAGGCCGACATCTCCCCAACCCGCACCTCTTGATCGCCCCTTATGTCCGACGCGAAGCGGTCTTGTCCTCCCGTATCGAGGGAACAAGAGCCAGCCTGTCCGATCTGTTAATAGATGAGATGGAAGAGCCAGCACGGCGTACCGAAGATCATGACGTTCAAGAAGTACGGAATTATGTCGCGGCAATGGAACATGGTCTCGAACGGTTACAGAAGCTCCCTCTTTCGCTCAGGCTCGTGCGAGAGATGCACGGGCGACTGATGAAGGGAGTACGGGGCGACCGAGCGACGCCCGGAGAGTTTCGCCGCAGTCAAAACTGGATTGGCCCATCAGGAAGCACCATCGAAACGGCTCCCTATGTCCCTCCGCCACCGGAATACTTGGACGACTTGCTGGGAGATTGGGAACGCTTTCTCCACGAGCGGAACACGCTCCCCGATCTCATCCAGTGCGCCATCATGCATGAGCAGTTTGAAGCGATTCACCCGTTTCTGGATGGGAATGGTCGATTGGGAAGGCTCTTGATCACACTCTTTCTCATCGAGCGGGGTCGGCTGCCGCAACCTCTGCTCTACTTATCCTCATACATCGAGGCCCATCGCCAAGACTACTATGATCTTCTGCAACGAGTCAGAACTCACGGAGACTGGATGAGCTGGCTTCGATTCTTCATTGCCGGCGTCACAGAAATTGCGCTTGAAGCCGTGGGACAGGCTGGCCGCCTGATGGATCTTCGCGAAAAGTTCCGTGCTCGCCTTCGCGACAAAGCAAAAGCGTTGGCGTTGTTGGACGAACTCTTTCTGAACCCGTATATGTCCGTCTCACGGGCTGAACATGTTCTCAAGGTCTCCAACCCCACCGCGAGACAGGCCGTGATACTTCTACAAAAAAAAGGGATGTTAGAAGAAATTACAGGGCGCACGTGGGGAAAACTGTACCTGGCAAAACCCATCATGGAAACAATCGAGTTGAAGGGGAACGGCAAATAA
- a CDS encoding YkgJ family cysteine cluster protein: MSNRPTPITSLSSLPEKTSRWFERAAAALLEQLPCRQGCCHCCIGTFPVTILDQQQLQEGLARLPHAQRQSIQQNAQTQVTAIEARFPRLSSSPMLDNWPDRLTEQLAEEFQDLPCPALTSEGDCAVYAFRPLTCRSMGIPPDQDGCVEGACDIQTAIPIIRLSSPFREEEDRLAGEESQQLTALHRIQQCQGEELLLPYAFLPKKHPLAHLHTA; encoded by the coding sequence GTGTCGAATCGACCGACCCCGATCACCAGCCTCTCCTCGCTCCCTGAAAAAACCTCACGATGGTTCGAACGAGCCGCGGCAGCCCTCTTAGAACAGCTGCCCTGCCGTCAGGGCTGCTGCCATTGCTGCATCGGCACGTTTCCCGTCACGATTCTCGATCAGCAACAGCTTCAAGAAGGACTTGCCCGGCTTCCGCACGCACAACGCCAGTCCATCCAACAGAATGCTCAGACTCAGGTGACGGCAATCGAAGCTCGTTTTCCCCGCCTCTCTTCGTCACCGATGCTGGACAACTGGCCCGACCGTCTCACCGAGCAACTCGCTGAAGAGTTCCAGGATCTGCCTTGCCCCGCGCTCACCTCCGAGGGGGACTGCGCAGTCTACGCCTTTCGGCCGCTCACCTGTCGATCGATGGGCATCCCACCTGACCAGGATGGATGCGTTGAAGGCGCCTGCGACATCCAAACCGCTATCCCGATCATTCGCCTTTCTTCTCCATTTCGAGAAGAAGAAGACCGGCTGGCCGGAGAAGAGTCTCAACAACTGACCGCGCTGCACCGAATACAGCAATGCCAGGGAGAAGAGCTCCTGCTCCCCTATGCCTTCCTCCCCAAAAAACACCCTCTCGCCCATCTTCACACCGCCTAG
- a CDS encoding HU family DNA-binding protein encodes MAKSMTKSQIADYMAQKAGMTKKAAVQMMDDFAALAYREAKNVFTVPGIGKLVLANRKARMGRNPQTGEPIKIPAKRVVKFRVAKVAKDAILGKK; translated from the coding sequence ATGGCAAAATCAATGACGAAGTCGCAGATCGCTGACTACATGGCCCAAAAAGCCGGTATGACCAAGAAGGCCGCCGTCCAAATGATGGACGATTTTGCCGCCTTGGCCTATCGTGAAGCAAAGAACGTCTTCACGGTGCCTGGCATCGGCAAGTTGGTGTTGGCGAACCGCAAAGCCCGGATGGGCCGGAACCCACAGACCGGTGAGCCGATCAAGATCCCGGCCAAGCGGGTGGTGAAGTTCCGCGTCGCGAAGGTGGCTAAGGACGCAATCCTCGGAAAGAAGTAA
- a CDS encoding MoaD/ThiS family protein, translating to MVTITLTGQLQTADGERDMACEIPTSLTVRQVIQRQGFQLRHLLQLLREKKVLVTINKRIASEDSLVQDGDAIRLVGHDGMGGSGLAPSHS from the coding sequence ATGGTCACCATTACCCTGACCGGGCAACTACAAACAGCCGACGGCGAGCGAGACATGGCCTGCGAGATCCCCACCTCGCTCACCGTTCGGCAGGTCATTCAACGCCAAGGCTTTCAACTCCGCCACTTACTGCAACTGCTGCGGGAGAAGAAAGTGCTGGTCACAATCAATAAGCGCATCGCGAGCGAAGACTCTCTCGTGCAAGATGGCGACGCGATCAGGCTGGTCGGCCATGACGGCATGGGCGGGAGCGGTCTGGCACCCTCGCATTCCTGA
- the rfbC gene encoding dTDP-4-dehydrorhamnose 3,5-epimerase, protein MQVSATPLEGLLVIETTLWRDARGAFVETYHQERYRDAGIGAAFVQDNFSWSQANVLRGLHYQLSRPQGKLVMVVEGRVFDVAVDIRKGSPTFGHWHGVELSAENGRQVYIPPGYAHGFCVLSERAGFMYRCTDYYTPSDERGIRWNDPQLAIDWPAVNPLVSQKDQAYKTLAEMQAELPPWTAAR, encoded by the coding sequence ATGCAGGTTAGCGCGACGCCGCTGGAAGGTCTCCTGGTGATCGAGACGACGCTCTGGCGCGATGCGCGCGGGGCCTTCGTGGAAACCTATCATCAGGAGCGCTATCGAGACGCGGGTATCGGGGCGGCGTTTGTGCAGGACAATTTTTCCTGGTCGCAGGCGAATGTGTTGCGGGGTTTGCACTATCAGCTCAGTCGTCCACAAGGGAAGCTCGTGATGGTCGTGGAGGGGCGGGTGTTCGACGTGGCGGTCGACATTCGGAAAGGATCGCCGACCTTTGGCCACTGGCATGGCGTCGAACTGTCGGCCGAGAACGGACGGCAGGTCTATATTCCGCCAGGCTATGCGCACGGGTTTTGTGTGTTGAGCGAACGGGCCGGATTCATGTATCGGTGCACGGACTACTATACTCCATCGGATGAACGGGGCATTCGATGGAATGATCCGCAGCTGGCGATCGACTGGCCGGCCGTGAATCCTCTGGTATCCCAGAAAGATCAAGCCTATAAGACGCTGGCCGAGATGCAGGCCGAGCTTCCGCCGTGGACCGCCGCGCGGTAA
- a CDS encoding rubrerythrin family protein, which translates to MGKSLKGTKSHDNLKGAFAGESQANRRYLYFARRADIEGYPDVGGLFRDTSEAETGHAFGHLDFLKEVGDPATGVPIGNTEANLKSAIEGETYEYTQMYPGMAKTARDEGFAELAEWFETLAKAERSHANRFQKGLDSLKQG; encoded by the coding sequence ATGGGGAAAAGTTTGAAGGGGACCAAGAGCCACGATAATTTGAAGGGCGCATTTGCCGGCGAATCGCAGGCCAATCGCCGTTATCTCTATTTTGCGCGCCGTGCCGACATCGAAGGTTATCCCGACGTCGGCGGACTGTTTCGCGATACCTCAGAGGCCGAGACCGGCCATGCCTTCGGCCATCTCGATTTCTTGAAGGAAGTCGGCGATCCGGCCACCGGAGTGCCGATCGGCAATACCGAAGCCAACCTCAAGTCGGCGATCGAAGGGGAAACCTACGAATATACCCAGATGTATCCCGGCATGGCCAAGACCGCGCGAGATGAAGGATTCGCCGAACTCGCCGAATGGTTCGAGACGCTGGCCAAAGCCGAGCGCTCGCACGCCAACCGGTTCCAGAAGGGTCTCGATAGCTTGAAGCAAGGCTAA